In one Nocardioides sp. NBC_00368 genomic region, the following are encoded:
- a CDS encoding cation transporter has product MSAARSAEVVLARPAAERRRAVLVRRVRLLVAFTIAYNVVEAIVALVAGVGAGSAALVGFGLDSVIEVASAVAVAWQFGGGNHESRERTALRVIACSFFALAAFVSFDAVTALATRQAATHSSVGIGLAVLSLLVMPLASWAQRRTGTELGSRSAVADSKQTLLCTYMSAALLLGLVLNSLLGWWWADSLAALTIAAVAVREGVNAWRGEVCCSPAEAFIDDGRPGDGCDCC; this is encoded by the coding sequence GTGAGTGCGGCCCGCTCCGCGGAGGTGGTCCTCGCCCGACCGGCCGCCGAGCGGAGAAGGGCCGTGCTCGTACGCCGGGTGCGGCTGCTGGTGGCCTTCACCATCGCGTACAACGTGGTCGAGGCGATCGTCGCGCTCGTCGCCGGTGTGGGGGCGGGGTCGGCCGCGCTGGTCGGATTCGGTCTGGACTCGGTGATCGAGGTCGCCTCCGCGGTCGCCGTCGCCTGGCAGTTCGGGGGCGGCAACCACGAGAGCCGCGAGCGGACCGCGCTGCGCGTGATCGCCTGCTCGTTCTTCGCGCTCGCCGCCTTCGTGAGCTTCGACGCCGTCACCGCGTTGGCCACCCGCCAGGCGGCGACGCACTCGAGCGTCGGGATCGGCCTGGCCGTGCTGAGCCTGCTGGTCATGCCGCTGGCCTCATGGGCGCAGCGGCGTACGGGCACGGAGCTCGGTTCACGCTCGGCCGTCGCCGACTCCAAGCAGACCCTCCTGTGCACCTACATGTCGGCCGCGCTCCTGCTCGGTCTGGTGCTGAACAGCCTCCTCGGCTGGTGGTGGGCCGATTCCCTCGCCGCGCTGACGATCGCCGCCGTCGCCGTCCGGGAGGGCGTGAACGCCTGGCGGGGCGAGGTCTGCTGCTCTCCGGCAGAGGCCTTCATCGACGACGGCCGGCCCGGCGACGGCTGCGACTGCTGCTGA
- a CDS encoding cation diffusion facilitator family transporter translates to MGHGHGHGAVGHAGGRYRSRLAVTFVLVAGFLVVELVAGVLSGSLALVSDAGHMGADAVALGAALLATRIAARPDTTGRRTYGSYRAEVFASGLTVLIMFGVAAYVVVEAVGRIGAETEVQTGAMLVVGAVGLVINVVSMLLLRAGAAESLNVKGAYFEVIADAAGSVGVIVAGVIVALTGEPLWDTGVAVAIGLFVAVRAIVLGREVLAVLGQEIPDGLQVDAVVADLEAIPGVEDVHDLHVWTLTSGMNVATAHLALAEDADSQDVLARAQRMLATAHRIEHATLQTETAPTPQCLDVTW, encoded by the coding sequence ATGGGGCACGGACACGGTCACGGCGCCGTCGGCCACGCGGGTGGCAGGTATCGGTCGCGGCTGGCGGTCACGTTCGTCCTGGTCGCGGGGTTCCTGGTCGTCGAGCTGGTCGCCGGCGTGTTGTCGGGCTCGCTCGCGCTCGTCTCCGACGCCGGGCACATGGGTGCCGACGCCGTCGCGCTCGGGGCGGCGCTGCTCGCGACCAGGATCGCGGCGCGGCCCGACACCACCGGTCGGCGCACCTACGGCTCCTATCGCGCAGAGGTCTTCGCCTCGGGGCTGACGGTGCTGATCATGTTCGGCGTCGCGGCGTACGTGGTCGTGGAGGCTGTCGGGCGGATCGGTGCCGAGACCGAGGTGCAGACCGGGGCGATGCTCGTGGTCGGTGCGGTCGGTCTGGTGATCAACGTCGTCTCGATGCTGTTGCTGCGTGCCGGCGCCGCCGAGTCGCTCAACGTCAAGGGCGCCTACTTCGAGGTGATCGCCGACGCCGCGGGCAGCGTCGGCGTGATCGTGGCAGGTGTGATCGTGGCGCTCACCGGCGAGCCGTTGTGGGACACCGGCGTCGCGGTGGCCATCGGGCTCTTCGTCGCGGTCCGGGCGATCGTGCTGGGTCGCGAGGTCCTGGCCGTGCTCGGGCAGGAGATCCCTGACGGCCTCCAGGTGGATGCCGTCGTCGCCGACCTGGAGGCGATCCCGGGCGTCGAGGACGTCCACGACCTGCACGTCTGGACCCTCACCTCCGGGATGAACGTCGCGACCGCGCACCTCGCGCTCGCCGAGGACGCCGACTCGCAGGACGTCCTCGCCCGGGCGCAGCGGATGCTCGCGACCGCACATCGGATCGAGCACGCGACGCTTCAGACCGAGACCGCCCCGACGCCGCAGTGCCTCGATGTGACGTGGTGA
- a CDS encoding TMEM165/GDT1 family protein: MYAFLLSTAVIFVAELGDKSQLMAMTFATRYRARDVILGITAATAIVHLASVAIGALIGDAFAEHQHYITIVAGLAFLVFAAWTLRGDELTEDEAKKARNSRGMAIIAVGIAFFLAELGDKTMLATITLATQEGWLGTWIGSTVGMVAADALAIGVGALLGRNLPEKVIKYGAAALFAIFGIILVLDGVVQL, translated from the coding sequence GTGTACGCCTTCCTGCTGTCGACCGCGGTCATCTTCGTCGCCGAGCTCGGCGACAAGAGCCAGCTCATGGCGATGACCTTCGCCACCCGCTACCGCGCTCGAGACGTGATCCTCGGGATCACCGCCGCCACCGCGATCGTCCATCTGGCCTCGGTCGCCATCGGTGCGCTCATCGGGGACGCCTTCGCCGAGCACCAGCACTACATCACCATCGTGGCCGGGCTAGCCTTCCTGGTCTTCGCAGCGTGGACCCTGCGAGGCGACGAGCTCACCGAGGACGAAGCCAAGAAGGCACGCAACAGCCGGGGCATGGCGATCATCGCCGTCGGCATCGCGTTCTTCCTGGCCGAGCTCGGTGACAAGACGATGCTCGCGACGATCACCCTGGCCACCCAGGAGGGCTGGCTCGGGACCTGGATCGGCTCCACCGTCGGGATGGTGGCGGCCGACGCCCTCGCCATCGGCGTCGGTGCCCTCCTCGGCCGCAACCTTCCCGAGAAGGTGATCAAGTACGGCGCCGCCGCACTCTTCGCGATCTTCGGGATCATCCTCGTCCTGGACGGCGTCGTCCAGCTCTGA
- a CDS encoding HAD family hydrolase, which produces MDEAEVRAVLFDLQDTLVPSGHPAEHAAVSRAMGADLGVDPAAFAAAVTETFDERVRGLMADVHHTVRYLARRVGGSPTESQVESAITRQLNYSLSLHAATWALPALKSLHKRGFKLGLVADCGAETVAIWPQSPLADHLDAVSFSCQTGVRKPDSGAYLVAAAALEVRTGECVYVGDGADHELSGAEAVGMRAVRFRARRHDELVGSEKEEDGDAFDLDPEWSGPTISDLSELVGMIGVPMPRDGSESRTFVSGNVVPWGSKRSSR; this is translated from the coding sequence ATGGATGAGGCCGAGGTGCGTGCGGTCCTCTTCGACCTGCAGGACACGCTCGTCCCGAGCGGCCACCCTGCCGAGCACGCCGCGGTGTCCAGGGCGATGGGCGCGGACCTCGGCGTCGACCCGGCCGCGTTCGCGGCTGCCGTCACAGAGACCTTCGACGAACGCGTCCGCGGCCTGATGGCCGATGTGCACCACACGGTGCGCTACCTGGCCAGGCGGGTCGGCGGGTCGCCGACCGAGTCGCAGGTGGAGAGCGCGATCACGCGGCAGCTGAACTACTCGCTCTCCCTGCACGCCGCGACCTGGGCCCTGCCGGCACTGAAGTCGCTGCACAAACGCGGGTTCAAGCTGGGCCTCGTCGCCGACTGCGGAGCGGAGACGGTCGCGATCTGGCCGCAGAGTCCGCTCGCGGACCACCTCGACGCCGTGTCGTTCTCCTGCCAGACGGGCGTACGCAAGCCCGACTCGGGCGCCTACCTGGTCGCCGCGGCGGCACTGGAGGTGCGGACCGGCGAATGCGTGTATGTCGGTGACGGTGCCGACCACGAGCTGAGCGGCGCCGAGGCGGTGGGGATGCGAGCGGTGCGGTTCCGCGCCCGAAGGCACGACGAGCTCGTGGGGAGCGAGAAGGAAGAGGACGGCGACGCGTTCGATCTGGATCCCGAATGGAGCGGGCCGACGATCAGCGACCTGTCCGAGCTCGTCGGCATGATCGGAGTCCCGATGCCACGCGACGGGTCCGAATCGCGGACGTTCGTCTCCGGAAATGTGGTGCCGTGGGGTTCGAAGAGATCATCCCGCTGA
- a CDS encoding RNA polymerase sigma factor, protein MTVTGVEDVWRQESAHVLGALLRVHPDLPDCEDAAQEALIAASQRWACDGLPTDPRAWLIRVAHRRLIDQLRADTARTRREIADGMARRLDDPDPAAPDIGSAYDDSLRLMMMCAHPALRRPSQVAITLRCVGGLTTAEIAAAYLVPEATMGQRLSRARATLKDEEFCSPAPDELPERIACVLDVCHLIFNEGHTRTSGPDLQGIELTDEAIRLTRMVRGILPEHDEATGLLALMLLTQARSCGRVDHLGDLIPLKDQDRSQWDRELIREGVALLEDVLPEGPVGRYQLQAAIAAVHAEAESYEATDWLQINLLYGMLAQVAPSPAVTLNRAVAVAMSLGPEHGIEIVRDLLEHPAMQRHHRAHAVLAHLLEQSGDLAAAREHYVLAARLTQSVPEQRYLNRRVDALDQS, encoded by the coding sequence ATGACGGTGACGGGAGTCGAGGACGTGTGGCGGCAGGAGTCCGCCCATGTCCTCGGCGCCCTGCTGCGAGTCCATCCCGACCTGCCCGACTGCGAGGATGCCGCCCAGGAGGCGCTCATCGCGGCCAGCCAGCGCTGGGCCTGCGACGGGCTGCCCACCGACCCGAGGGCCTGGCTGATCCGGGTGGCCCATCGGCGGCTGATCGACCAGCTGCGAGCCGACACGGCCCGGACCCGGCGCGAGATCGCCGACGGGATGGCGCGCCGGCTCGACGACCCGGACCCGGCCGCCCCCGACATCGGCTCGGCCTACGACGACTCGCTGCGGCTGATGATGATGTGCGCCCATCCCGCACTGCGCCGACCGTCGCAGGTGGCGATCACGCTGCGGTGCGTGGGCGGCCTGACGACGGCGGAGATCGCGGCCGCGTACCTGGTCCCGGAGGCGACCATGGGGCAGCGGCTCAGCCGGGCCCGGGCGACGCTGAAGGACGAGGAGTTCTGCTCGCCGGCGCCCGACGAGCTGCCCGAGCGGATCGCGTGCGTGCTCGACGTCTGCCACCTGATCTTCAACGAGGGCCACACCCGCACCAGCGGCCCGGACCTGCAGGGAATCGAGCTCACCGACGAGGCGATCCGGCTGACCCGGATGGTGCGCGGCATCCTGCCCGAGCACGACGAGGCCACCGGTCTGCTCGCGCTCATGCTGCTGACCCAGGCCCGCTCGTGCGGGCGCGTCGACCACCTCGGCGACCTGATCCCGCTCAAGGACCAGGACCGCTCGCAGTGGGACCGCGAGCTGATCCGCGAAGGCGTCGCGCTGCTCGAGGATGTGCTCCCCGAGGGGCCGGTGGGCCGCTACCAGCTGCAGGCGGCGATCGCCGCGGTCCACGCCGAGGCCGAGTCGTACGAAGCCACCGACTGGCTCCAGATCAACCTGCTCTACGGGATGCTCGCCCAGGTCGCGCCCTCGCCGGCGGTCACGCTCAACCGGGCCGTCGCGGTGGCGATGAGCCTCGGTCCGGAGCACGGGATCGAGATCGTACGCGACCTGCTGGAGCACCCGGCGATGCAACGGCACCACCGGGCCCATGCCGTGCTGGCGCACCTGCTCGAGCAGTCCGGCGACCTCGCGGCCGCCCGGGAGCACTACGTGCTGGCGGCGCGCCTGACCCAGAGCGTGCCGGAGCAGCGCTACCTGAACCGCCGGGTCGACGCGCTCGACCAGTCGTGA
- a CDS encoding ArsR/SmtB family transcription factor encodes MVTTTTASLDALARFGHALSDATRARILMRLREGPAYPADLADSLGATRQAVSNHLACLRGCGLVVAVPEGRRTRYELVDQRVAHALADLHGLVLVTDKAACADADELGCC; translated from the coding sequence ATGGTCACGACGACGACGGCTTCCCTGGACGCGCTCGCGCGCTTCGGCCACGCGCTCTCCGACGCCACCCGTGCCCGGATCCTGATGCGACTGCGCGAGGGACCTGCGTACCCGGCCGATCTGGCCGACTCGCTCGGAGCGACCCGGCAGGCGGTCTCGAACCACCTGGCCTGTCTGCGTGGCTGCGGTCTGGTCGTGGCCGTTCCCGAGGGGCGGCGTACGCGCTACGAGCTGGTCGACCAGCGCGTTGCCCATGCTCTGGCCGATCTCCATGGACTGGTCCTGGTCACCGACAAGGCCGCCTGCGCCGATGCCGATGAGCTGGGGTGCTGCTGA
- a CDS encoding urea amidolyase associated protein UAAP1 yields the protein MALAADHSTDTVLNARADARAQGGQVSDWMPYLPASSSPFCPDDVDPESLTWAETVAPGSYTHKVLARGTRFRLEDPTGEACAHTLVYNALEPTERLNVADTQKIPWQAYLGAGHPLLSGDGRVLATVLTDTSGRHDAFCGTSTAAWNALRYGTALPEGPAPAGRDLFVKAAAKHGLGPADVPPSVSFFQGVRVASDGAFDWVGSSGAGTSVELVAELPLIVLIANVPHPRDPRPEYIVGPLRVHAWRTPETTPTTPADERFDASPEVRRAYLNTLDYAEARGL from the coding sequence GTGGCGCTAGCTGCAGACCACAGCACGGACACGGTGCTGAACGCACGGGCAGATGCTCGCGCGCAAGGGGGGCAGGTCAGCGACTGGATGCCGTACCTACCGGCCTCGTCGAGCCCGTTCTGCCCGGACGACGTCGACCCGGAGAGCCTGACCTGGGCCGAGACGGTCGCGCCGGGCAGCTACACCCACAAGGTCCTCGCCCGGGGCACGCGGTTCCGCCTCGAGGACCCGACCGGCGAGGCCTGCGCCCACACGCTCGTCTACAACGCCCTGGAGCCGACCGAGCGCCTCAACGTCGCCGACACCCAGAAGATCCCGTGGCAGGCCTACCTCGGTGCGGGCCACCCGCTGCTCTCCGGTGACGGCCGTGTGCTCGCCACCGTCCTTACCGACACCTCGGGTCGTCACGACGCGTTCTGCGGGACGAGCACCGCCGCCTGGAACGCGCTGCGCTACGGCACCGCGCTGCCCGAGGGACCCGCGCCCGCCGGCCGTGACCTCTTCGTGAAGGCGGCCGCCAAGCACGGGCTCGGGCCGGCCGACGTACCTCCTTCGGTCTCGTTCTTCCAGGGAGTGCGCGTCGCCTCGGACGGCGCCTTCGACTGGGTCGGCTCGTCAGGCGCCGGGACCTCGGTCGAGCTCGTGGCCGAGCTGCCCCTGATCGTGCTGATCGCCAACGTCCCGCATCCGCGGGACCCACGTCCGGAGTACATCGTCGGGCCGCTGCGCGTGCACGCCTGGCGTACGCCGGAGACCACCCCGACAACCCCGGCGGACGAGCGTTTCGACGCCTCTCCCGAGGTACGGCGGGCGTATCTGAACACACTCGACTATGCGGAGGCTCGGGGCCTGTGA